A region from the Triticum urartu cultivar G1812 chromosome 1, Tu2.1, whole genome shotgun sequence genome encodes:
- the LOC125517362 gene encoding pyruvate, phosphate dikinase 2, translating to MAPAQCARVQRVFHFGKGKSEGNKAMKDLLGGKGANLAEMASIGLSVPPGFTVSTEACEQYQAAGRALPPGLWEETLEGLRWVEEYMGARLGDPARPLLLSVRSGAAVSMPGMMDTVLNLGLNDEVAAGLAAKSGDRFAYDSYRRFLDMFGNVVMDIPHALFEEKLEAMKATKGVDNDTDLIANDLRELVGQYKNVYVEAKGEQFPSDPKRQLQLAVLAVFDSWDSPRANKYRSINQITGLRGTAVNVQCMVFGNMGNTSGTGVLFTRNPSTGEKKLYGEFLVNAQGEDVVAGIRTPEDLDAMRDHMPEAYAELVENCDILESHYKEMMDIEFTVQENRLWMLQCRSGKRTGTGAVKIAVDMVNEALVDRNTAIKMVEPGHLDQLLHPQFANPEAASYKGKVITTGLPASPGAAVGQIVFTAEDAEAWHAQGKSAILVRIETSPEDVGGMHAAAGILTARGGMTSHAAVVARGWGKCCVSGCSSIRVNETEKVVAIEDKMLYEGDWISLNGSTGEVILGKQPLSPPALSADLETFMSWVDEVRQLKVMANADTPGDALAARKNGAEGIGLCRTEHMFFASDERIKAVRQMIMAPTVELRQKALDRLLPYQRSDFEGIFRAMDGLPVTIRLLDPPLHEFLPEGHVEDIVHELCAETGASEDDVLARMEKLSEVNPMLGFRGCRLGISYPELTEMQARAIFEAAISMTNQGIQVFPEIMVPLVGTPQELGHQVALIRQIANNVFTNMGKTIDYKAGTMIEIPRAALVADEIAEQAEFFSFGTNDLTQMTFGYSRDDVGKFLPFYLAQGILQHDPFEVLDQRGVGELVKIATERGRKARPNLKVGICGEHGGEPSSVAFFAKAGLDYVSCSPFRVPIARLAAAQVLV from the exons ATGGCTCCTGCTCAATGCGCGCGCGTGCAGAGGGTGTTCCACTTCGGCAAGGGCAAGAGCGAGGGCAACAAGGCCATGAAGGACCTG TTgggcgggaagggcgccaacttGGCGGAGATGGCGAGCATCGGGCTGTCGGTGCCGCCGGGGTTCACGGTGTCGACGGAGGCGTGCGAGCAGTACCAGGCGGCGGGGAGGGCGCTGCCGCCGGGGCTGTGGGAGGAGACCCTGGAGGGCCTGCGCTGGGTGGAGGAGTACATGGGCGCGCGCCTCGGCGACCCGGCGCGGCCGCTGCTCCTCTCCGTCCGCTCCGGCGCCGCGGTGTCCATGCCCGGGATGATGGACACGGTGCTCAATCTGGGGCTCAACGACGAGGTGGCCGCCGGGCTGGCGGCCAAGAGCGGCGACCGCTTCGCCTACGACTCGTACCGCCGCTTCCTCGATATGTTCGGCAACGTC GTCATGGACATTCCCCATGCGCTTTTCGAAGAGAAGCTCGAAGCCATGAAAGCAACCAAGGGGGTGGACAACGACACCGACCTCATTGCCAATGACCTCAGGGAGCTAGTGGGTCAGTACAAGAACGTCTACGTTGAAGCCAAAGGAGAACAATTTCCCTCAG ACCCCAAGAGGCAATTGCAGTTAGCGGTGTTGGCCGTGTTCGACTCATGGGACAGTCCGAGAGCGAACAAGTATAGAAGCATTAATCAGATCACCGGACTTAGGGGCACCGCCGTAAACGTGCAGTGCATGGTGTTTGGCAACATGGGGAACACCTCCGGCACTGGTGTCCTCTTCACTAGGAACCCTAGCACCGGGGAGAAGAAGCTTTATGGCGAGTTCCTAGTCAATGCTCAG GGTGAGGATGTGGTTGCTGGAATCAGAACCCCGGAGGATCTTGATGCCATGAGGGATCACATGCCGGAGGCCTATGCAGAGCTTGTTGAAAACTGTGACATACTGGAGAGCCACTATAAGGAAATGATG GATATTGAATTTACAGTTCAAGAAAATAGGCTCTGGATGCTACAATGCAGATCCGGAAAGCGTACTGGCACAGGAGCTGTGAAGATTGCTGTAGACATGGTTAATGAGGCTCTTGTTGATCGCAATACAGCGATTAAGATGGTAGAACCAGGCCACTTGGACCAGCTTCTTCATCCACAG TTTGCGAACCCCGAGGCTGCTTCATACAAAGGCAAAGTTATTACTACAGGCTTACCAGCATCACCTGGGGCTGCTGTGGGACAAATTGTATTTACTGCGGAGGATGCTGAAGCATGGCATGCCCAAGGGAAATCTGCTATTCTG GTGAGGATAGAGACCAGCCCAGAAGATGTTGGTGGCATGCATGCAGCCGCTGGAATTCTTACAGCAAGAGGTGGTATGACTTCTCATGCTGCCGTTGTAGCACGTGGTTGGGGAAAATGCTGTGTGTCAGGGTGCTCAAGCATCCGCGTAAATGAAACTGAAAAG GTGGTAGCTATTGAAGACAAGATGCTCTATGAAGGTGACTGGATATCACTCAATGGATCAACTGGTGAAGTGATCCTTGGCAAGCAGCCACTTTCCCCACCAGCCCTTAGTGCTGACTTGGAAACTTTCATGTCCTGGGTTGATGAAGTTAGGCAGCTCAAG GTTATGGCTAATGCAGACACCCCCGGGGATGCATTGGCAGCAAGGAAAAATGGGGCAGAAGGAATTGGACTCTGTCGGACAGAACACATG TTCTTTGCTTCTGATGAGAGGATTAAGGCTGTGAGGCAGATGATAATGGCTCCAACTGTCGAACTGAGGCAGAAAGCACTAGATCGTCTTCTGCCTTACCAGAGGTCCGACTTTGAAGGCATTTTCCGTGCCATGGATG GGCTCCCGGTGACTATCCGGCTGTTGGACCCTCCACTTCATGAATTCCTTCCAGAAGGGCATGTGGAGGATATTGTGCATGAGCTATGTGCTGAAACTGGAGCCTCTGAGGATGATGTCCTTGCAAGAATGGAGAAACTTTCAGAAGTAAATCCAATGCTTGGTTTCCGTGGTTGCAG GCTTGGTATTTCGTATCCTGAATTAACAGAAATGCAAGCCCGGGCCATCTTTGAAGCTGCTATATCCATGACCAACCAGGGTATTCAAGTATTTCCAGAGATAATGGTTCCTCTTGTTGGAACACCTCAG GAATTGGGACATCAAGTGGCTCTTATCCGCCAAATTGCTAACAATGTTTTCACCAATATGGGGAAAACCATTGATTACAAAGCTGGGACTATGATTGAAATTCCCAGGGCTGCTCTAGTGGCAGATGAG ATAGCAGAGCAGGCTGAGTTCTTCTCTTTCGGAACAAACGACCTCACGCAGATGACATTTGGTTACAGTAGGGATGATGTGGGGAAGTTCCTCCCCTTCTATCTGGCCCAGGGTATCCTCCAGCATGACCCATTTGAG GTGCTTGATCAGAGAGGAGTGGGGGAGCTAGTAAAGATTGCTACAGAGAGGGGTCGCAAAGCGAGGCCTAACTTGAAG GTGGGCATCTGCGGTGAACATGGCGGAGAGCCATCTTCAGTTGCTTTTTTCGCAAAGGCTGGGCTGGATTATGTTTCATGCTCCCCGTTCAG GGTCCCGATTGCCAGGCTAGCTGCAGCCCAGGTCCTTGTCTGA